The proteins below come from a single Balaenoptera musculus isolate JJ_BM4_2016_0621 chromosome 1, mBalMus1.pri.v3, whole genome shotgun sequence genomic window:
- the LOC118892451 gene encoding LOW QUALITY PROTEIN: left-right determination factor 2-like (The sequence of the model RefSeq protein was modified relative to this genomic sequence to represent the inferred CDS: deleted 1 base in 1 codon): MRPLWLCWALWALPLAGPGAALTEERVLGSLLQQLRLSEAPVLDEADVERLVIPAHVRAQYVALLQRSHGARSRGKRFSQNFREVAGRFLVSEVSSHLLVFDMEQRLPPHSELVQAVLRLFQEPVPKAALRSHERLFPRSDRARVTVQWLHVRDDGSNRTSLIDSRLVSVHESGWKALDVTDAVNFWQQLRRPRQPLLLQVSVQREHLGPLASSAHRLVRFASQGPSGAGQREPQLELHTLDLRDYGAQGNCDPKAPVTEGTRCCRREVYIDLQGMKWAENWVLEPPGFLAYECVGTCQQPPEPLTFKWPFLGPRQCIASETTSLPMIVSIPEGGKPRTQVVSLPNMRVQKCSCASDGAPVPRKLEP; the protein is encoded by the exons ATGCGGCCCCTCTGGCTCTGCTGGGCGCTCTGGGCGCTGCCCCTGGCCGGCCCCGGGGCGGCCCTGACCGAGGAGCGGGTCCTGGGCAGCCTGCTGCAGCAGCTGCGCCTCAGTGAGGCTCCCGTCCTGGACGAGGCCGATGTGGAGAGGCTGGTCATCCCCGCCCACGTGAGGGCCCAGTACGTGGCCCTGCTGCAGCGCAGCCACGGGGCCCGCTCCCGGGGGAAGAGGTTCAGCCAGAACTTCCGAG AGGTGGCCGGCAGGTTCCTGGTGTCCGAGGTCTCCTCGCACCTGCTGGTGTTCGACATGGAGCAGCGGCTGCCGCCCCACAGCGAGCTGGTGCAGGCCGTGCTGCGCCTCTTCCAGGAGCCGGTCCCCAAGGCCGCACTCCGCAGCCACGAGCGGCTCTTCCCGCGCAGCGACCGCGCCCGGGTCACCGTCCAGTGGCTGCACGTCCGCGACGACGGTTCCAACCGCACCTCCCTCATCGACTCCAG GCTGGTGTCCGTCCATGAGAGCGGCTGGAAGGCCTTGGACGTGACGGATGCCGTGAACTTCTGGCAGCAGCTGCGCCGGCCCCGGCAGCCGCTGCTGCTGCAGGTGTCGGTGCAGCGGGAGCATCTGGGCCCGCTGGCCTCCAGCGCCCACAGGCTGGTCCGCTTCGCCTCGCAGGGGCCGTCGGGCGCCGGGCAGCGGGAGCCTCAGCTGGAGCTGCACACCCTGGACCTCAGGGATTACGG AGCTCAGGGAAACTGTGATCCTAAGGCACCAGTGACCGAGGGCACCCGCTGCTGCCGG CGGGAGGTGTACATTGACCTGCAGGGGATGAAGTGGGCTGAGAACTGGGTCCTGGAGCCCCCAGGCTTCCTGGCCTATGAGTGTGTGGGCACCTGCCAGCAGCCCCCAGAGCCCCTGACCTTCAAGTGGCCATTTCTGGGGCCGAGACAGTGCATCGCCTCAGAGACGACCTCGCTGCCCATGATTGTCAGCATCCCGGAGGGAGGCAAGCCCAGGACCCAGGTGGTCAGCTTGCCCAACATGAGGGTGCAGAAGTGCAGCTGTGCCTCGGATGGGGCGCCTGTACCAAGGAAGCTGGAGCCGTAG